The Streptomyces sp. ALI-76-A nucleotide sequence GGGTGTAACTGGACGTGCTCTGCGCCACGATGAGCGGCCAGATGAAGTTGTTCCACGAGGTGAGGAACGACATGATCGCGATGGTCGCCACGGCCGGGCCTGCCAGGGGAAGAAAGACCCGGAAGAAGATCCGGAACTCTCCCGCGCCGTCGATGCGGGCCGCCTCCAGCAGTTCGTCCGGGATCGACGCCGCGTACTGCCGCATGATGAAGACGGACAGCGGCATCGCCACGCCGGGCAGGGCGATCCCGGTGAGCGTGTCGGCCAGCCCCAGGTCGACGGTGATCACGAACTGGGTGACGAACACCGCCGTGAACGGCACCATCATCGCCGCCATGACCGCGCCGAAGGCGATCCGCTTCCCCGCGAAGTCGAGCTTGGCGAGCGCGTAGCCGGCGGCCGAGGCCGCGACGATGTTGCCGGCCACCACGATGACCGCGACCACGATGCTGTTCACCATGAACCGGCCGAAGCCCTGGGTGCTGAACAGCCGTACGAAGTTGTCCAGGGTGAGGTCGTGCGGGAGCCACGCGCCGGGATCGGAGCGGATCTCGTCGAGGCTGCGCAGCGAGCCGCTGACGACCCAGACGAACGGCAGCATGGTGAGCAGGGCGCACAGCACCAAAGCGCCGTACAGCAGTGGGCGGGCGACGGACCTGGGGCGCGGAGCGGTCCGGTCGGTGGTGGTTGCGGCGTTCTGCAACGCGGCGACGATGGTCATGCGCGGGGCCTCAGCAGTCGGAACTGGACAAGACTCACCAGGGCCACGAGCGCGAGCATCACCAGCGACGCGGCCGAGGACATGGCGAACTCACCGGCCCCGAACTGGTGGTAGGTGAACAGTGCCACCGACTCGGTGGAGCCCAGCGGGCCGCCGTCGGTGAGCAGGTACGGCTCGTCGAAGACCTGGAGGTAGAAGACGGTCAGCAGCACCGACACCATCAGGGTGGTCGGCAGCAACATCGGCAGGGTGATGTGCCTCAACCGCCGCCACGGTCCTGCCCCGTCGAGGGAGGCGGCCTCGTGGACGTCGTCCGGAATCGCCTGGAGACCGGCGAGGAACAGCACCATCGCGAGGCCGAAGTTCCGCCAGACGCCGAGCAGGATGACCACGGGCATGGCCAGGTTCGGGTCGTCCAGCCAGTTCGGTCCGGCGAGGCCGGCGGCGCCGAGCACCTTGTTCACGGTGCCGTCGGCATGGAAGGCGTACTGCCAGATCAGGGCGACCGCGACGATGTTGGTGACGACCGGTGCGAAGAAGAGGGTGCGGAAGGTGCCGCGCAGCCGTCGGATGCCGGAGTTCAGCGCGAGGGCCAGCAGGAAGCCGGTCCCCATGGTCAGGGGCACTCCGACGGCCACGAAGAGGGCGGTGTTCAGGATGTCGCGCAGGAAACTGGCGTCCTTCAGCAGCCGCAGGAAGTTGTCCAGGCCGACGAAGTCGACGGCGAACGGATGGCGCAGGTCCGAGCCCCGCAGGTCGGTGAGGCTGAAGCCGAGCGCGGCGACGGTGGGGATGGCCGTGTAGAGCAGGAACACAAGGGTGAACGGTGCGAGGAACAGCCAGGCGACGGGCGTGCGACGGGCACGTCGAGAGCGCCTGCGGGGCACCGGCACGAACGGGATGGTCATCGGTGGCTCACTTCGCACCCGTGCCGATGCTGTCGGCGTACGACTGGATGTTCGCGGCGGCCTTCTCGGCCGTCGACGTGCCCTTGGCCACGGCTTCCATCTCCTTGCCGATCCGGGTCGCGACCTGCTGCCAGGTGGTGACCTGCGGAAAGGTCCGCGTGTTCTTCAACTGTGTGAGGAAGGCGCCCAGGAGCGGCTGGTCCTTGATCGCGGGATCGTCCCAGGCGGCGATGACCGCGGGGAGCGAGCTGTACGCCTTGTACTGCGCGACCTGGGTGCCCGGCTCGGTGAGATATCTGATGAGCTTCCACGACGCGTCCGGGGTGCCACTGCCCGCGAGGACGCCCCAGGTGCCGCCGGCGGAGAAGGAGACGCTGCCCGAGGACCCGGCCGGCAGCGGGGCGGTGGCGACGTGGGATGCCGTCCAGCCGTCCTTCTTCGCCGCGGTGTCCAACTGCCCGACGACCCAGGGCCCCGTGATCATCATGGCGGTCTTCCCGGCGACGAAGTACGGCTGCGCGTCGAGGAAGGTGGGAGTGGCGATATCGGCGGCGCCCGAGGTGAAGAAGGACGCGTTGTACTCGAGCGCGTCGACCATGGCCGGGGTGTCGAGGGTCCACTTCCCCCCGGTGGAGAGCAGCGAGCCGCCGGCCTGCCAGGCGTACATCGCCGCGTCCTGACCGTTGAAGACGTCCCAGCCGTTGTCGGCCCCGAGGGCGCGCTCGGCGCCGGCGCCCTGGAGCGCCTTGAAGAACGGCACCATCTCGTCCCAAGTGGCCGGCGCCTCGACGCCCGCCTTCCTGGCGAGATCCGCACGGTAGACGAGTGCGTACGTGTACGCGTACCAGGGCACCGTGTAGGCCACGTCGTCGACGACGCCCGCGTCCCACAGGCTCGTGAAGAAGCTGCCGGAGTCGACGAGGCCGTCCGGAACGGCCCGCAGGATCGACGGGCGGAAGTAGCTTTTTGGGGTGCGCCGGACCCGAGAGTGAAGCTACGAGCGATGCATTTCGGCCATATGCCCTGGCCGTCACGAATAATTTCGGAACATGTAGCGAAATCGGTTCAGGGTGGTTTGCGCCGGAGCCGGCGTCAGCCGGACCGGCGCCTCGGGCCGGCCGGGGGAGGCGATGACGGCGGCCGCCATCCTCGCGGGATCACCGGGCGCCGCCAACGGAGGCAGGTCGCCGGAGAGGATGCCGCACATCTGACCCGACGGGCCGTCGGCGTACTGGGCAGCGGCGCGTCCAGGACGGACCTGCCGGTCCCGGCGCGTTGCCAGCGCTCCTGATCCCGACAATCCAAACCGGAGTTCGATCTCCGACGTCCTTCGCGTCTCTGAGCAGGCGGTGGCCGGTCGTCATTGCCTGCGCCCGGCCTCCCTGTACGGCATCCCACCAGGGATGCGGAGCTACGGGGCGATCTCGTCCAGGAGCTGGGGCCCGTTGTTGCGGACGTTGTTGACGGCCAAGGAGACGGGCTTGGCGTCCAGCTGACCGTCGGCGGGCTGGGTGAGGAGCGCGCGCAGGTCCTCGGGGTCCTGGTGGCGGGGGTCGAGCCAGGCGTCGTAATGGTCGGGGGTGAGGGCGAGCGGCATGCGGGGGTGGACGCGTCCGGCTGCGTCGGTGGCTTCGGTGGTGAGGATGGTGCAGGTCATCAGCCAGGCGGCGGGGTCGTCGTCCCGGGTGACTTCGGGGTTGCGCCAGTACTCGTACAGGCCGGCGAGTGCCATGACCTGGTCGTCCTGGGGGTGGATGAAGTAGGGCTGCTTGCGGGCCTGGCCCGTGGCGGGGTCCTTGCCCGGCTGCCATTCGTAGAAGCCGTCGGCCGGCAGCAGGCAGCGGCGTTCGGCGAACGCGCGGCGGAACGCCGGCTTCTCGTGCACGGTCTCCACCCGGGCGTTGATCATCCGTGAGCCGATCTTGGTGTCTTTCGCCCAGGACGGCACCAGTCCCCAGCGCAGCGGCCGCAGTTGCCTCTCCGTGGGGGCGGCATCGTCCTTCTCGCGCGGGGTGCGCTCAAGGACGGCCCACACGTCGTCGGTCGGGGCGACGTTCCAGTTCGGTGCCAACGCCTCGTCCGGACGCCAGTCGGTGACCTGGAAGAGCTGGACCATGTCTTTCGGGCTGCGAGTGGAGACGTAGCGACCGCACATACGACCACTGTGCCACCAGTGACACAGTTGAGTCCGCCCCACCTGGCGCGTGTCCGGCGATCTGAGGGCCTGCTGGCGTTCGGCGGAACTGCTGCCCGCAACGACGCACGCCGACCGGCCATCCGTCGGCGCAGGCCGACAAGGAGGACGTCGAAGACCTCGGGCCGCTGGTCTGGGCGTTCTCGGGGTCTGCGGGCAAAGGCGATGGCATAGGCGGTCGCCGCGATCCACCGCAGCACGACCATCTCCTCGACCTGGACAACCCCGACCACGTCGACCTCGACAACCCGCCGCCTCGGCGCACCCCGCCACGTCAGCCTCGTCGACGACCTGCTCCCCGCACCATCGGGAGTGGCCCCCCAAGGCCGGGCGGTCCTCGGAATCCACGGTAACTACCGCCGGCTGGTGGAGAGATCTCGTGGAATGTCGGCCGCGAGGGCACCTCTGCGGCCATTTTCCCCTCTCTTGAGTCAGACAGTCTCCGACCCCACCTCGACCGGTGGGTTCTCGGGGACCCGACAGCCCAGGGGGAGACATACCTTGACCACGCACCACCACATACCAAGAGGTGTCCCGCGTCTCAGACTCGTCGGGGCCGCGCTGACCGCGCTCGTCCTCGCCGCGGCCGGGACGGCGACGCAGGCGATGGCCGCGCAGGACTCGACGGGGAAGCCGCAGACGTCGAAGACACCGCCGCCGCCCGTCCCGACCCTCACCTGGTCGGACTGCCAGGGCGGCTTCGAGTGCGCCGACGCCGACGTGCCGCTGGACTACCGGGAGCCGCAGGGCCGCACGATCACGCTCGCGGTGGTCCGCAAGAAGGCCGCCGACCCGGCCAAGCGCAAGGGCACGCTCTTCATGCAGCCCGGCGGACCCGGCAACTCCGGGGTGGACTTCGTCCGCAACAACCACGAGGACCTCCCGGCCGCCCTCCGCGACTCCTTCGACGTCTTCGGCTACGACGTACGCGGTGTCGGGCGCAGTTCGGCGCTCACCTGCTTCGACGACGCCCGCTACACCAAGGCCGTCACCGACGCCAAGGGCGTCCCGGGCCCGGACGCCTTCGGCCCGGCGCTGCGCGAGGCCGCCGAGTTCAACCAGGCCTGCGTGGACAACTCCGGCGAGCTGCTGCCGTACGTCGGCACGGAGTACGTGGCCCGCGACATCGACCTGCTGCGCCAGGCCCTCGGCGAGGAGCAACTGACGTACTACGGGCGGTCGTTCGGCGCGTACATCGGAACCGTCTACGCCGCCATGTTCCCGAAGCGGGTGCGGGCCGTGACGCTCGACGGGGCGTACGACCCCGAGCGCTACGCCAACCACCCCTACGCCTACGACCGGACCCAGTACCTCGCGCTGGACGGCGCGATGAGCCGCTTCCTCGACTGGTGCGCAGCCGACCAGGCGACCTGCGGCTTCGGCGACGGTGACCCACGCGGGGCGTTCGAGAAGCTGAAGAGCGACCTCGACGCGAACCCCGTCACGACCGCGAGCGGCGGGAAGGCCAACGGCTACACCCTGGTCTACCGGCTGATGTTCAACATCAACGAGGGCAAGGTCATCTGGCCCTCGCTCGGCGCGGCGCTGAAGAAGGCACAGCTGCGGGACAACACCTCCTTCCTGTTGCGGCCGCCGTCCCCGGCCAGCTTCGACTTCCTCGGTCCGAACGTGGTCGTCGAGTGCGTCGACAAGGACTACCCGAAGAGCCTGCGCACGTTGCAGCGGAACGTCACGGCCAACGCCAAGGCGGCGCCGCTGCTCGGCCCGGCCATGGCGTTCGGCCCGCCGACGTACGACCACCAGCACGCCACCGCGTGCGTCCAGTGGCCCGCCGAGAAGGTCAGCCGCTACGACGGCTCCTTCCGGGCCAGGGGCTCGGCGCCGATTCTGGTCCTCGGCACCACCGGTGACCCGGACACCCCGTACCGGGACGCGGTCGCTCTGTCCCGGCAGCTCGACAACGCCTCGCTGCTGACGTTCGACGCCGAGGGTCACACGACGTTCGGCCGCAGCGCCTGCGCCACCGACGCGGTCGTCAACTACCTCGTCGACCTGAAGGTCCCGTCCTCCGGCACGACCTGCGCGGACGAGACCCAGCCGCCGTCCTCCACCCCGAGGACGGCTCCGCCCGGCACGACCCTGGGCGAACTCCGCAACGGCGTGCAGGAGCGCGTGGAGCGCATCGGCTCCGTGGACTGACCGGTCATGAGCTGACCGGCTCCGTGCACTGATCACCCCCCGGGACCCCGGGGTGCCCGCCCCGCCACGGCCGGCACCCCGGGGTCGCGTGTGTCCGCTACCGGTCCTTCTCGTGGTCCAGGTCCCCGAACGAGAGCGCGCCCAGGTCTCCGTCGACGCCGTCCGGGGTCAGGAACACCAGGTCAGGAACACCAGCTCCAGCGGGTCGGCCGGCGGGTCGTGGCGGGGGTCGGTGAAGGACATCCGGGCCCAGCCGCACTCCCCCGCCCCCGGCGTACAACCTTCTGCCATACCGGGCTGTCTCCTCCGATAGCAGCGCTACAGCAGCGTTGCGTCATCAAGGGGGACGACATGCGACGAATCGGAGCCGTGTTGGCGGCACTCACGCTCGCCGGGACCACGCTCGGGACGGCGGCGGTCACCGCGAGCGCCGCGCCGTTCGGTGCCTCGCGGGCGGCCGCGGCCTGTCCGACGGGCTGGGGCAGTGGCACCAAGGGCAGCCCCGACAGCGGTGCCGTACCGCTGGCGGACATCAGGACCGGTCGGCACGACTGCTTCGACCGCATCGTGTTCGACGTCCCCGGCGGTGGCGACCACATCGGCTACTTCGTCCGGTACGTCGACCGTCTCCACCAGGCCGGCTCGGGCGACCCCATCCCGGTGAGCGGCGGGGCGATCCTCGAAGTCCGGGTCGCGGCGCCGAGCTACGACCCGGAGACCGGCGCGGTCGCGTACCCCGGGGACGTGGGCGGTCCCCTGCCCGGCGTGAACCTCTCCGGCTACCGCACCTTCCGTGACACCCGGTTCGCCGGCAGTTTCGAGGGCGAGACCCAGATCGGGGTCGGCGTCCGGGCCCGGCTGCCGTTCCGGGTGATCCCGCTGCCCGACCGGCTGGTGGTCGACGTGGCCCACAGCTGGAACTAGGGTCCTCTCTCCCCGATCACGACCGGAGCCGGATGAGCGGTGCCACGGCGGTGACGGTGCCCGGGCAGACGTATCCGCGCCTGTCATGGCGGGTGGCCACGGCTCTGAACAGCTTGAGCTTGTTGATCGCCCCCTCGACCGTGTTGCGCTTCTTGTAGCGGTCCTTGTCGAGACCAGATGGCCGTCCGCCGCGTGAACCACGCCGTGGACGGGCGGCCCTGTGGTCGTTCTTCTCGCTGTCTCGCCGACCTGGAGCTATGCCTTGGCCGTCTTCATCAGCTCCACCAGGCTGGAGGCGCTGTCCGCCCCGTGTCCGGCGTCCATGCCGCGCCGGAACAGAGCGGCCACGGCGGCCGGCAGCGTGGTGTCGACGCCCGCGTCGGCGTTGGTGTGCAGCACGTGTTCGACGCTGGCCATGCCCATGGCCAGACGGTCCAGGTCGCCGCTGTGCTCGCCGGCGTCGATGCGCTCGGCGTAGAAGGAGAGAAAGGCCGGCATCCCGGTCATGGTCTCGGTGGCGTGCGGGAGGACGTCCGCTGCCGTGAGTCCGTTGGCGTCGGCGAGTGCGATGACCTGCCAGTAACTGAGCATGGACGTCCAGAACATGACCATGCCCATCTGGTACAGGAGCGCGGCCAGGCCGGGATCCTCGCCCCGGTAGTCCGTGTCGGTCAGGACCTCGAGGGTGGATCGGTGCGCTTCGAAGACCTGGCGCGGCCCACTGTAGAAGGTGGACGAGCCCGGCTGTCCGATGCCGGGAGGCGAGGCGTTGACGCCACCGGTGAGGTGGACCCCGCCGTGCTCGGACACCCACCTTGCCCCGGCACGGGTCCTCTCCGGGGTGTCGGAGCTGAGGTTGACGAGCACGCGGCCGGCCAGGGCGTGGGACGCCGGCTCCAGCACGGCGTACATCGCGTCGTAGTCGGTAAGGCTCAGGACGACCAGCTCATTGGCGGTCAGGGCGTCTTCGGCACTCGTTGCGAGCACGGCACCGCGTGCGACGAGGGCATCGGCACGGGACGAGGTGCGGTTCCAGACGGTGACCGGGTGACCCTTGGCGAGTAAGGCGTGCACCATTGCCTGCCCCATGGGGCCAAGGCCGATGACGGTCACAGACTGCTTGCTGCTCACTGGGGAGACCTCCACGGTACGAGGGACGAGGAACGAGGGACGAGGAACGAGGAACGAGGAACGAGGAACGAGGAACGAGGAACGAGGAACGAGAGGACTAAAACGAACGCTCTATCCAGAGCGTGAAGAGCAATGTAACACGGCTCTAAAACGAACGTTCTAACCAGTAGAGTGTGCACATGGGACAGGCCAGCACCCGGGACCGGATCGTCGTCGCCGCAGCGCGCCTCCTGCAGCGCCAGGGCTATGTCGGCACGGGCATCAAGCAGATCGCCAAGGAGGCGGAGGCCACACTGGGCTCCGTCTATCACTTCTTCCCGGGCGGCAAAGAGGCCGTTGCCGTCGCCGCCATCAAGTACAGCGGCCAGGAGTTCGCGGCGGTCCTCCGCGACGCGCTGGACAGCGAGGAGGACCCGGGCACGGGCGTTCAGGCCTGCGCCCGGCAGCTCGCCGAAGGACTGCGCGCGTCGGGCTGGACCGACGGCTGCCCGGTCACAGCAGCGGCGCTGGAGACCTTGGGGACCGACTCCGAGATCCAACAGGCATGTGCCGACGCACTGCGCAGCTGGGAGCAGACGGTCACCGACAAGCTGCTGCGCTCCGGCTTCCAGGCCCGCGACGCCCGGGAGTTGGCGACCACCATCATCAGCGCCCTGGAGGGCGCCGAAGTGACGGCACAGGTCAATCGCAGCGAGGAACCACTACGGGCGACGAGCCGACAACTGGCCCGCTTGATCGGTTCATACGGAGCATCCCGCTCGTGAGGACCACTTGTGATCGGGGAGACAGGACTCAAGGAACACCGACACAGCACACACTTGAACCACCGCGACGTCCGTTCGGGACCTGCGCGCCACAAGACGAGGCTTGGCGTTCGCACACGAGGACACCCCCGCGCCGCTGAAGGACGCCTTCGCCGCCCTGCTGGAGACTCTCGGAGAGGTCGCCGACGACGGCGTCCACCCGGCGCTGTTCACCGAGGTTTCCGGGCGGCTCTGCACGGGCTGGCGACCCTGACCCGGGCGGGACGGCTGCCGCCGAGGGACGCCGAGCGCAGGGTGGACCTGCTGGTGGACCGGCTCACGGGAGGCGGACGTCTTTGAATCCTCCGGCGACGACCCCACGCATCGTCTGGTCGCCGGCCCGGCGTCGCGGGCGGACGCTCGAGCACCTGCGGCTGCCAGGGCCCGTACGGTGTCCCCCCGACCCGTACCTCGAAGAGCTCGCCATGGTGACGGTGCTGCCGACTTGTCCTGGGCGGTCCGCGGCGCACGTTCCGGAGGCCCGGTGGCCTCAGCCCGACCGGTCGGCGCCGGGCGTTCCTGGGACGTGATGCACAGGGACCGCGGTGATGCGCGCACAGCGCTACGTGCTCCCTCGGCCGCCGCAGCAATGCGCCGGCCGGGAAGCCTGCGATCGGCCGGACACGTTGGCTCCCCTTGACCAAGGCCCGCCACCTTGAAGCGAGTCACGCGCCGCCCATGGGAGGAACCGCGAGCACATGCGTCAGTTCATCTTCTTCGTCGAATTCCTGGCGGCGATTGTCTTTCTGTTGACGTTGGTGTCGACATGCACGGCCCCGGCGTCTCCTCCTGCCAACCCCTACTTCCCCCACCAGGCGCCTGCGCCTCCACCGCCCCCTCCGCCATGCTGCGACGCCGCCGGTTGCTGGTGTCCGCCCTGACGCAGAGATGGGCTGAGCAGGGTGGCTTGTCGCCGACCACCGAGCAGCCGCAGTTGCCGCGCACGCAGGCTCCCCGGCCGACGCCGGGGAGCCTTGAGGAAACCTCACGGAGTCCCAACAGGGCCTTTCCGGCAGATCGGGCCTCGGACGCGGTGGTCTGGCAGGCTACCTGCGGCATTGTCGTCGGGTGAGGGAGGAAAATGAGCGGCATGGCCATGATCAACGACATTCCTGTCCGCGGTATGCAGCACTGTGAGACAACGACACTGAGCGTGCTGTTGCGGCATGAGGGACTTGACTTGTCCGAACCCATGCTGTTCGGGCTCGGCTCCGGGCTGTCCTTCATCTACTGGGACAGCAAAGCCATGGGCTTCCCCTTCCTGGGAGGCCGGGTCAAACCGTTCGAACTCACCAGGAACCTGGCCGCCACACTCGGGCTTGAGTTGCTGGTCGGGGAGACCACTTCTCCACGCAAGGCATGGCAGAACGCGGCGGCACCCATCGACGCCGGTCGGCCGGTCGGCCTTCAACTCGACAGCTACCACCTCGACTACTTCAGCACCAAAGTGCACTTCGGCGGGCACATCGTGGCCATGTACGGCTATGACGAACAGGCGGCCTACCTGGTGGACACCGACCAGCAAGGCGGAACCGTCTCGACCAGCCTCGCCAGTCTGGCCAGGGCCAGGGCCGAGCGCGGCCCCATGACCGCCAAGCACCGCTCCTTCACGATCACCGTGCCCAGCAGACCGGCGTCACCGCAGGACCGGATCATCCCCGCGATCAAGACGTGCGCCGACGCCTTCCTGAACCCGCCCATCGCGAACCTGGGCCACCGGGGCATCGAGAAGACCGCCAAGCAGGTGCCCAACTGGCTGCAACGCAGCGACAATCCGCGAGAGGACCTGCCACGGGCCGCCGTCCTCATGGAGAAGGCCGGCACCGGCGGCGCCCTGTTCCGCAATCTCTACCGGGCCTTCCTCGCCGAGTGTGCTCAGCTGATCGACAGCAGCCGCCTGCGCACTGGCCACAGCCTGTACGCCGAGGCCGCCGTCCTGTGGACGGAGGTGGCCGCACTTGTCGCGGCAACGGGCGAATCCGGCGACGTGAAGAACCTCATGCAGGCCGGCTCCATCCTCCACGAGCTCTCGCGTATCGAACGCGACGCGATGCAGGCACTCAGCACCCTCTAGGTCACCTTGAACTGGACGTGGCCGGGTCGTCCAACTCGGTGCTGGTGCCGGTCGGACCGCGTCTGACGAGCGGCATCACACGAAGATCACGCGGAGACGCCTCGCGCCAGGCATCGTCGGATGAGGTCAGTGGTAGAGACACCCGCCGTGTACTCCACAAGCCGCAACTTCCCCACAGCGGCCACCGGCCCGAAGACCTCCTCGATGGCATCCGGCGAGATGTCGTCCCCGTGCACGACCACCGCGATGTCGTGATCGTCCAGGAACTCAGTCGTCACGCGCTCCGGAGCGTTCGGTATCCCTCATCGACGTAGCGGCATGCCTCGATCACCGTGACCCGCTCGGCCAGGGTCATGATGGGCCTTCGCTTGTACTCGGTCACGACCTCGTCCGAGAGTACGCCGACGATCAGCCGCTCTCCGAAGGTGCGCGCGGCCTTGAGGAGCGCCACGTGTCCCGGGTGGAAGAGATCTCCCACCATGTCGACGTAGACATTCGTCCGATTACTCGTCGCGGAACGGTCGGCCACGGCAGTTTTTCTCCCTCTGCGTCGTCCGGTTGACCAACCCTGAAGTGAGCACTTCCACCTGTCAACCACGGCCTCGATGAGGTACTTCTCGTCAACGACCGACGCGTCTCACGCGTAGGGGTCGTCAGCGGCGTGGAGTGCATGCCACGGGGGGAATCACCACGTCGTCGACCTCGAAGGCGCCCACCCGCAGCTCGTTCATTCCTGGCCGGCGTCTGGTCGGTGCGCCGTTCCGTCCGGCGTGTCGGACCTGCACATCGCCCCGACAGCGGCCGTCCCGCCCGAGCCGCCGACTGATGTAATGGTCGAAGTGCCTTACACAGTGCCGCCATGTCGGTGGCGCGACTCGCGCACCCGTGGTCACGCCGTCGGACGACCGCTGTCCCGCGGCCACGAGCCGACTCCGGCGGAAACGCAGTGAACGCTAAGATCCGCCCAGCTGGGGCCGGCAGGGAAAGCGAGGGGCGGTCGTGAAACTGCGGGATCACCAGGTCGAGGCCGTCGACGCCATCGTGCGAGGCCTGGACGTGCCTTCGGGCGGTATCCCCGCACAAGGTCTGCGCGGACAGGTCCATGCGGCGTGCGGGACGGGGAAGACCCTCATGGCCGCGGCCGCGGCGCGGCGGATGGTCCCCCGTGGGCGGGTGCTGGTCCTGGTGCCGACGCTGGATCTGCTGGCGCAGACGGTGAAGGCCTGGCACGACGCCGGGCACACGGGGCCGGCCGTTGCCGTGTGCTCGCTCCAGGACGACCCGGCGCTGTGGTCGTTGAAGGTGCGCTCCACGACGAACCCGATCCAGCTGGCGCTGTGGCACGGTTCCGGGCCGGTGACCATCTACGCCACGTACGCGTCGCTGGGTGTGCTGGCGGAGGCGTTCGAGGGCGCCTACGGGCAGCAGTTGGCCCCGGTGGACCTCGCGGTGGTCGACGAGGCGCACCGGACCTCGGGGTCGATGGGCAAGGCGTGGGCGGGCATCCATGACCAGCGAGTGATTCCGGCGTACCGGCGGCTGTACCTGACGGCGACACCGCGGATCTGGGAGGAGCGGCTCAACCGGGAGGTTGCCGAGGGAGCGCGTGATCCGCTGCCGCGGGAGATGGCGGCTTCCATGGACGACGAGAAGGTCTTCGGGCCTGTCCTGTACAAGCTGTCGCTCGCGTCCGCTGTCTCACGCGGGCTGCTCGCGCGGTACCAGATCATCGTCCTCGAACTCCAGGACCCCCTCGTCACCCCAGAACGGCTGATGGGCGAGGACCGGCGCAGTGAGGAAGTACGGGGGCAGCGGCTCGGGGCGTTGCAGGCCGCGCTCCTGCACACCATGGCGCGACACGGGCTTCAGACGTGCATCACCTTCCACCACCGGACGATCGAGGCGCAGGCGTACGCGGAGGGCCTGGAGCGGGTGGCGGCGAAGCTGCACGCGGATCAGCCGGAGACGTACCCGGAGCGGATCTGGGCGGACTGGCTGTGTGGTGAGCACACCCCCGAACGCCGACGGGAGGTTCTGGGTTCGTTCGGGTCCACGGCACGGCGGGCCGTGCTCTCGAACTGTCGTGTTCTGGGCGAGGGTGTTGATATTCGAAGCGTTGATTCGGTTGCCCTGTTGGATCCCAAGGGGGCGCCGCACGACATCGTCCAGGCCGTCGGACGGGCGCTGCGGCAGAAACCTGGGCAGGGCAAGCTCGCTTCTCTGATCGTGCCGGTGTTCCTCCAGCCGGGAGAAGAGCCGGAAGACATGTTCACCTCAGGCTCATACCGGCCTCTGGTGAAGGTCTTGGAAGGTCTCCGGGCCCACGACGAAGAGGCGATCGAATTGCTCGCGATTCCGCAGGAGCCGCAGAAGGACGTGGCGCAGCCGTCCGTGCGCATCGGTGTCGCGCCGGAAGA carries:
- a CDS encoding BtrH N-terminal domain-containing protein yields the protein MAMINDIPVRGMQHCETTTLSVLLRHEGLDLSEPMLFGLGSGLSFIYWDSKAMGFPFLGGRVKPFELTRNLAATLGLELLVGETTSPRKAWQNAAAPIDAGRPVGLQLDSYHLDYFSTKVHFGGHIVAMYGYDEQAAYLVDTDQQGGTVSTSLASLARARAERGPMTAKHRSFTITVPSRPASPQDRIIPAIKTCADAFLNPPIANLGHRGIEKTAKQVPNWLQRSDNPREDLPRAAVLMEKAGTGGALFRNLYRAFLAECAQLIDSSRLRTGHSLYAEAAVLWTEVAALVAATGESGDVKNLMQAGSILHELSRIERDAMQALSTL
- a CDS encoding adenylyltransferase/cytidyltransferase family protein, whose product is MADRSATSNRTNVYVDMVGDLFHPGHVALLKAARTFGERLIVGVLSDEVVTEYKRRPIMTLAERVTVIEACRYVDEGYRTLRSA
- a CDS encoding DEAD/DEAH box helicase; this encodes MKLRDHQVEAVDAIVRGLDVPSGGIPAQGLRGQVHAACGTGKTLMAAAAARRMVPRGRVLVLVPTLDLLAQTVKAWHDAGHTGPAVAVCSLQDDPALWSLKVRSTTNPIQLALWHGSGPVTIYATYASLGVLAEAFEGAYGQQLAPVDLAVVDEAHRTSGSMGKAWAGIHDQRVIPAYRRLYLTATPRIWEERLNREVAEGARDPLPREMAASMDDEKVFGPVLYKLSLASAVSRGLLARYQIIVLELQDPLVTPERLMGEDRRSEEVRGQRLGALQAALLHTMARHGLQTCITFHHRTIEAQAYAEGLERVAAKLHADQPETYPERIWADWLCGEHTPERRREVLGSFGSTARRAVLSNCRVLGEGVDIRSVDSVALLDPKGAPHDIVQAVGRALRQKPGQGKLASLIVPVFLQPGEEPEDMFTSGSYRPLVKVLEGLRAHDEEAIELLAIPQEPQKDVAQPSVRIGVAPEEGEDESRLLLRFAAPRDPVMVADWVSFNVIDTEKQDWARGWAALKKFTERELHARVPYGHKEGATPLGQWVAEQRRAYGAGQLTGRRARRLEQLGMVWSVADERFQENLEAAKAYYDQHWTLCAPRSATMLDKPVGQWLSNLRRPGALVGHPEWETALREVDEHWNPEWPVEWQRHFAAVRELLREEAGLTELQPGVTCHGMDVGRWLRRQRRPSGWQGLMDGQRELLEAIGVTPLPPERETPTKVPRAASGAFERGVAALAQYKARTGSVTVPRAHVERLDDGTEVRLGVWIMNQKSRRAKLTTAKLAALADLELEWAVV